Proteins from a single region of Chryseobacterium sp. T16E-39:
- the trpS gene encoding tryptophan--tRNA ligase: MSRILTGVQATGTPHLGNLLGAIIPAIELSKQEGNESFLFIANLHSLTQIKDAKKLKQNTYEIAAAWLACGLDTEKTFFYRQSDIPETCELSWHLSCFFPYQRLTLAHSFKDKADRLQDVNAGLFTYPILMSADILLYDAEIVPVGKDQLQHLEIARDVASRFNNQMGEVLVLPQAELQADTKYVPGTDGRKMSKSMGNIINIFLSDKELKKQVMSIETDSKSLEEPKDPETDKTFTIYQLIATPEQTEELRAKYLAGNFGYGHAKTELFNLIITRFQKERETYTYYMTHLDELEAKLQAGAAKTRVIAVETIKRVRESLGI, translated from the coding sequence ATGTCAAGAATTCTTACCGGCGTTCAAGCCACCGGCACTCCGCACCTTGGAAATTTGTTAGGTGCTATTATTCCTGCTATTGAACTTTCAAAACAGGAAGGAAATGAGTCTTTTTTATTCATTGCGAATCTGCATTCATTAACGCAGATAAAAGACGCAAAAAAATTAAAACAAAATACCTACGAGATCGCTGCGGCTTGGCTTGCTTGTGGGCTGGATACTGAAAAAACATTCTTTTACAGACAAAGTGATATTCCTGAAACCTGTGAACTATCTTGGCATTTATCATGTTTTTTTCCTTATCAAAGATTAACACTGGCACATTCTTTTAAAGATAAAGCAGACAGACTTCAGGATGTGAATGCAGGACTTTTCACCTATCCTATATTAATGTCTGCAGATATTTTATTATATGACGCAGAGATTGTTCCGGTAGGAAAAGATCAGCTTCAGCATTTAGAAATTGCACGGGATGTGGCTTCAAGGTTTAATAATCAGATGGGAGAAGTGTTGGTACTTCCACAAGCTGAACTTCAGGCAGATACAAAATATGTTCCTGGAACAGATGGCCGCAAAATGTCTAAATCGATGGGAAATATTATCAATATTTTCTTATCTGATAAGGAACTGAAAAAACAGGTAATGAGTATTGAAACAGATTCTAAATCTTTAGAAGAGCCTAAAGATCCTGAAACCGATAAAACATTTACCATTTATCAATTAATTGCCACTCCTGAGCAGACAGAAGAATTAAGAGCAAAATACCTGGCTGGAAACTTCGGATATGGGCATGCTAAAACAGAGTTATTCAATTTAATTATCACCCGTTTCCAGAAAGAAAGAGAAACATATACTTATTATATGACCCATCTGGACGAGCTGGAAGCAAAACTTCAGGCTGGAGCTGCAAAAACAAGAGTCATTGCAGTAGAAACCATTAAACGGGTACGAGAAAGTTTAGGAATCTAA
- a CDS encoding sensor histidine kinase, with product MKVSLKYYTIKYLITILLLIIAVWAALFYAYILDEVYDNVDDGLKNRKIQIIKAVYLDENLLKNNEFGFNEFKINPISASEHQEKNRLYNKMYYMEYDDEEQPYRVIETDFIDQFGKYQKLTIRTSTVEEDELVYDLTTALIVLYLLLVVSIMGINGFLLHRAMKPFYIILDKLKKYQFGIPSVEQPQNYSIKEFEELNIEINEMIDRNELVFQQQKQFIENASHELQTPLAIVINKIDLAIQNDELDKNNIQFFDGVKNDLRRMASLNKSLLMLSKIENNQFSSVANVNFNILITELLDSYEDFIEFKNINVNVLEKEVFEAVFNPDLARILISNLLKNAIKYNREEGHLHIMTGKDKLIFQNTGSEIPLEQDKIFTRFYKKSADSSSTGLGLSIIKTIIKQYPGWDIVYTFENGMHSFVLSDNS from the coding sequence ATGAAAGTTTCACTGAAATATTATACGATAAAGTACCTGATAACAATCCTGTTATTAATTATTGCAGTATGGGCGGCATTGTTTTACGCTTACATCCTGGATGAGGTATATGATAATGTAGATGATGGATTGAAAAACAGGAAGATCCAAATTATCAAAGCGGTATATCTGGATGAAAACCTCTTGAAGAATAATGAGTTTGGTTTTAACGAATTTAAAATCAATCCTATTTCTGCATCAGAGCATCAGGAGAAAAACAGACTGTATAATAAAATGTATTATATGGAATACGATGATGAGGAACAGCCGTACAGAGTTATTGAGACCGATTTTATAGATCAGTTTGGAAAATATCAGAAACTGACCATCAGAACCTCTACGGTGGAGGAGGATGAGTTGGTATATGATCTGACAACTGCGCTTATTGTTTTGTATCTGCTGTTGGTGGTGAGTATTATGGGAATTAATGGATTCCTGCTTCACAGAGCCATGAAACCTTTCTATATAATATTGGATAAGCTCAAAAAATATCAGTTTGGAATACCTTCTGTTGAGCAGCCTCAGAACTATTCAATAAAAGAATTCGAGGAGCTGAATATTGAGATCAATGAGATGATCGATCGGAATGAGCTTGTTTTTCAACAGCAGAAACAGTTTATTGAAAACGCTTCGCACGAACTTCAGACTCCTTTAGCCATTGTTATCAATAAAATAGATCTTGCTATCCAGAATGATGAACTCGATAAAAATAACATCCAATTTTTCGATGGAGTGAAAAACGATTTGAGAAGAATGGCGAGTCTAAATAAGTCTCTGCTCATGCTTTCTAAAATCGAGAATAATCAATTCAGTTCGGTAGCCAATGTTAATTTTAATATATTGATCACAGAATTGCTCGATAGCTATGAGGATTTTATAGAGTTCAAAAATATCAATGTAAATGTATTGGAAAAAGAAGTTTTTGAAGCTGTTTTTAATCCTGATTTAGCACGCATTCTTATTTCTAATTTGCTTAAAAATGCAATTAAGTATAACCGTGAAGAAGGGCATTTACATATCATGACCGGAAAAGATAAACTGATCTTTCAAAATACAGGCTCAGAGATCCCACTGGAACAGGATAAGATTTTTACCCGATTTTATAAAAAAAGTGCAGATTCAAGTTCTACGGGATTGGGGCTTTCTATCATTAAGACTATAATAAAACAATATCCCGGATGGGATATTGTTTATACGTTCGAAAATGGAATGCATAGCTTCGTTTTATCTGACAACAGCTAG
- a CDS encoding response regulator transcription factor: protein MKILIIEDEPELRNIVQSFLEAEHFIVEYASNYTSGLEKIISYEYDCILLDIMLPDGNGMDLLKEIKNMHKKDPVIILSAKDSVDDKVNGLEIGADDYLAKPFHLAELMARIKSVIRRKNQDGENIISYKNIYIDPDIRKVKVGDEELILNRKEYDLLYYFVIHPEKTLQKTMLAEAIWGDYIDQADSLDFIYSQIKNLRKKLKTSGADADFQAVYGIGYKFV from the coding sequence ATGAAAATTTTAATTATTGAAGATGAACCAGAATTAAGAAATATTGTGCAAAGCTTTCTTGAAGCCGAACACTTTATTGTAGAATACGCCTCCAACTATACTTCGGGGCTTGAAAAGATCATTTCTTATGAATATGACTGTATTCTTCTGGATATTATGCTGCCCGATGGAAATGGAATGGATCTTCTGAAAGAGATTAAAAATATGCACAAAAAGGATCCGGTGATCATCTTGTCTGCAAAAGATTCCGTTGATGATAAAGTAAACGGATTGGAAATTGGAGCAGATGATTACCTGGCAAAGCCATTTCATCTTGCTGAGTTGATGGCAAGAATTAAATCGGTGATCAGAAGGAAAAATCAGGATGGTGAAAATATAATTAGTTATAAAAATATTTATATTGATCCTGACATCAGGAAAGTAAAGGTTGGGGATGAAGAATTGATCCTGAACCGTAAAGAATATGATCTGTTGTATTACTTTGTGATCCATCCGGAGAAAACATTACAGAAAACAATGCTTGCAGAAGCAATTTGGGGAGATTATATCGACCAGGCTGACAGTCTTGATTTTATTTATTCACAGATAAAAAATCTTCGTAAAAAATTAAAGACTTCCGGAGCAGACGCGGACTTTCAGGCGGTCTATGGAATTGGTTATAAATTTGTTTAA
- a CDS encoding PepSY-like domain-containing protein, with protein sequence MKNLKKITSVITFIFLFATGFVFAQDRAINQNQLPKTAKNFLFANFKGVSIGSVIEDREIYGVDEYKVYLSNGTKIEFDSKGNWKEVDGKHQKLPYGFIPAGIRNYVAKSFPNTYVIKIEKERWSYKAELSNGVDLKFDKNGNFTRIDD encoded by the coding sequence ATGAAAAATTTAAAGAAGATCACCAGTGTTATAACTTTTATTTTCCTGTTTGCAACTGGTTTTGTTTTTGCACAGGATCGTGCTATCAACCAAAATCAGTTACCGAAAACTGCCAAAAATTTTCTATTTGCTAATTTCAAGGGAGTTTCTATAGGTTCTGTTATTGAAGACCGCGAGATATATGGGGTAGATGAATACAAAGTATATCTATCCAACGGAACAAAAATTGAATTTGACAGCAAAGGGAACTGGAAAGAGGTAGATGGCAAACATCAGAAACTTCCATATGGTTTTATTCCTGCAGGGATAAGAAATTATGTGGCTAAGAGTTTTCCAAATACTTATGTCATAAAAATTGAAAAGGAAAGATGGTCCTACAAGGCGGAGCTTTCCAATGGTGTTGACCTGAAATTCGATAAAAATGGAAATTTTACTCGAATTGATGACTAA